From Segatella copri, the proteins below share one genomic window:
- a CDS encoding RagB/SusD family nutrient uptake outer membrane protein, giving the protein MKFNISLKVLPLLACGMLMASCNDFLKQEPLTDITPTDYYKDATQLQAVANAFYQTVLPYHSGAGYGTFAYDNGTDNQTGSNGDSKYKKGSWKTSNDNSSWSWNNIRDINYQLNIAQSNYENGLIAGNENKIRQYIGELHFFRAYAYFSLYKSFGDLPIVTEAMPENEAILVAANKRSPRNEVARFILADLDSAVTYMEPDGWEATTRISPAVAHLFASRVALFEGSWLTNFAGTPFVPNGEGWPGKSKDYNANYQYPTGSVEAEAKYFFQKAVDEAAIVGDAYVGKLDKNTGIVPQSLSDTNPYFYKFGNTDMSAYPEVLLWKAYNKGKGVTDNIEVAVNRGNTYTGFTRGMIDAFLMKDGKPTYAHHDGYVYEDTTTHAVVRNRDPRLFIFLKRPGQKNVLQGEDNNIAAEQVRPIEPVPQVFTRSFDVTYTTGYAIRKGGTFNQNLAENQAGYTASITFRATEALLNYIEAQYMLDHNLNAKSISYWKAIREAAGFTGEAADPQTTIAATDMAQELKGYTDGSGTQYDWGAFSAGKALTDPTLYSIRRERRTELMAEGLRWMDLIRWRSLDQLMKQPYQLEGFHLWNTPMEKWYTEDQLVDDGSVTATVSSRKLTEYFRPYQIVSTNMLYNGMTWSMAQYLQPMPLRQFMLTAPDHKTYADSPLYQNPYWPMEPDEAAEQ; this is encoded by the coding sequence ATGAAATTCAATATATCTTTAAAGGTACTTCCTTTGTTGGCATGCGGTATGTTGATGGCTTCTTGTAATGATTTCCTGAAGCAAGAGCCTCTTACAGATATTACTCCTACCGACTATTACAAGGATGCTACTCAGCTTCAAGCTGTAGCTAATGCTTTTTATCAGACTGTATTGCCATATCATAGTGGTGCAGGCTATGGTACATTCGCATACGATAATGGTACAGATAATCAGACCGGTTCTAATGGCGATTCTAAGTATAAGAAAGGTAGTTGGAAGACTAGTAACGACAACTCTTCATGGAGCTGGAACAATATTCGTGATATCAACTATCAGTTGAATATAGCACAGTCTAACTATGAGAATGGATTGATTGCGGGTAATGAAAATAAGATTCGTCAATATATCGGCGAGTTACACTTCTTCCGTGCCTATGCTTATTTCAGCTTGTACAAGAGTTTTGGTGACTTACCTATTGTGACAGAGGCCATGCCTGAAAATGAGGCTATCCTTGTAGCAGCTAATAAGCGTAGTCCTCGCAACGAGGTTGCTCGTTTTATTCTTGCCGACCTGGATTCTGCTGTAACCTATATGGAGCCTGATGGTTGGGAAGCAACCACACGTATCTCTCCTGCTGTTGCTCATCTGTTTGCATCCCGTGTAGCCTTGTTTGAGGGTTCTTGGTTGACCAATTTTGCTGGTACTCCATTCGTTCCTAATGGTGAGGGATGGCCAGGAAAGTCAAAGGACTATAATGCCAATTATCAGTATCCTACAGGTAGCGTTGAGGCTGAAGCTAAGTATTTCTTCCAGAAGGCGGTTGATGAGGCTGCCATTGTAGGTGATGCTTATGTAGGCAAATTGGATAAGAATACAGGTATCGTACCTCAGTCTTTATCTGATACCAATCCTTATTTCTATAAGTTTGGTAATACCGATATGTCTGCCTATCCTGAGGTTCTTCTCTGGAAGGCCTATAATAAGGGTAAAGGTGTGACTGATAACATTGAGGTAGCTGTAAACCGTGGTAATACCTATACTGGTTTTACCCGTGGTATGATTGATGCCTTTCTGATGAAGGATGGTAAGCCTACTTATGCACACCATGATGGATATGTATATGAAGATACAACGACTCATGCAGTAGTTCGCAATCGTGACCCACGTTTGTTTATCTTCTTGAAGCGTCCTGGTCAGAAGAACGTTCTTCAGGGTGAGGATAATAATATTGCTGCTGAGCAGGTTCGACCAATAGAGCCAGTTCCTCAAGTGTTTACTCGCTCATTTGACGTAACTTATACTACTGGTTATGCTATTCGAAAGGGTGGTACGTTTAATCAGAACCTGGCCGAAAACCAGGCTGGTTATACTGCATCTATCACCTTCCGTGCCACAGAGGCTTTGCTCAACTATATTGAAGCTCAATATATGCTCGACCACAATTTAAATGCGAAGAGCATTTCATATTGGAAGGCAATCCGTGAGGCTGCTGGCTTTACAGGTGAGGCTGCTGACCCTCAGACAACTATTGCTGCCACAGATATGGCACAGGAGTTAAAGGGTTATACCGATGGTTCTGGTACACAATATGATTGGGGCGCATTTTCTGCTGGCAAGGCATTGACTGATCCTACTTTGTATAGTATTCGTCGTGAACGTCGTACAGAGTTGATGGCTGAAGGTCTTCGTTGGATGGATTTGATTCGCTGGCGTTCACTCGATCAGTTGATGAAACAGCCTTATCAGCTTGAGGGCTTCCATCTTTGGAATACTCCAATGGAAAAATGGTATACAGAAGACCAGTTGGTAGATGATGGTTCTGTTACAGCTACAGTATCTTCTCGTAAGTTGACTGAGTATTTCCGTCCTTACCAGATTGTTTCTACCAATATGCTTTACAATGGTATGACCTGGTCTATGGCTCAGTACCTACAGCCAATGCCTTTGCGTCAGTTTATGCTTACAGCTCCTGACCATAAGACCTATGCAGACTCTCCATTGTACCAGAATCCATACTGGCCTATGGAACCAGATGAGGCTGCCGAGCAGTAA
- a CDS encoding SusC/RagA family TonB-linked outer membrane protein gives MFGPCMWGGALPTLAASETSSTPKVEEAQQSEVTVKGTVVDDAGEPVIGATIMEKGTRNGTVTDIDGNYVIKVKRNAQLAISYLGYATQVVPAGTSKVVLKSNDTKLNEVVVVGFGTQKKVNLTGAVTAVSGEELDSRPVSNATQALQGMVAGLQITQAAGSLDDTPSLNVRGTTTIGQGSSGSPLVLIDGMEGDINTINPQDIASVSVLKDAAASSIYGSRAPFGVILITTKSGGKRDKVSINYNNNFRFSTPIRMKHTMNSVDFACMQNDANTNIGGGQIFTPDHVQRMKDWIEGEYVNAGTRKDKNGNLIYSLDADANGYWLSGFTDGYASTDFYDTIYKKHTFSQEHNVSATGGDDKLNYYASFGYLGQDGLIKVADEGSSRYTATAKISSQWTNWMKFNYSLRFVRKDYHRPQSLGSGVYEYLGGQWPCVPLYDRNGNLYNEMVNTMTNGGTYRYQNDEYNHQVGLDIEPIKNWVTHAIFNYRTSHNESHTDMQHTYLYNLNGEAYDQNNFTYVGEDYYKENYTNFQLYSEYLFNLQKKHNFHIMAGFQSEDERMKYKYADRAGLIVGNKPQIDGTTGIDAYGNPVDPSVSGNMSRWTTCGFFGRLNYDYQGKYLFEVNGRYDGSSRFRPGNQWKFFPSVSAGWNIAQENFMQPINDWIGQLKLRVSYGNLGNQNVGTYQTYQTIGVYANNGTWLQDGLKPMTAWAPGLVSQNLTWETIQSFNVGLDFAFLKDRLHGSFDWYVRKTKNMIGNAPELPSILGTAVPVTNNTDLRTNGWELTIGWNDRLSNGLQYGINFNLSDAYATITRYPNNPSHSLGNYIEGQRIGDIYGYETIGIAKSQEEMDAHIAKVDQSTIDNNKWGAGDIMYRDLNNDGKISPGANTLEDHGDLKKIGNSTPRYLFGIDLNAAWKGFDVRCFFQGVMKREYWASTRYFFGTFEYGRWYQVCLDGLQDYYRDENSWSVVNGFQEPNKDAYLPRAAYSAKNEQIQTKYLQDASYIRLKNLQIGYTLPQDLTRKISIEKLRVYFSGENLWTGTSLRKQYDPETIGTWYGNGYPLNTTFSFGLSLTL, from the coding sequence GTGTTTGGTCCTTGCATGTGGGGGGGGGCATTACCTACTCTAGCAGCAAGTGAGACCTCATCAACCCCTAAGGTAGAGGAAGCTCAGCAGAGCGAAGTCACCGTAAAGGGTACAGTTGTGGACGATGCCGGTGAGCCAGTCATCGGAGCTACCATTATGGAAAAAGGAACCCGTAATGGTACGGTTACCGATATTGATGGTAACTATGTTATTAAGGTAAAGCGTAATGCTCAGTTGGCTATTTCTTACTTGGGATATGCAACACAGGTAGTTCCTGCCGGAACATCTAAAGTGGTTTTGAAATCTAACGATACCAAGCTGAATGAAGTGGTGGTCGTAGGTTTCGGTACCCAGAAAAAGGTAAACCTTACGGGTGCGGTGACCGCAGTATCGGGTGAGGAATTGGATAGCCGTCCTGTAAGCAATGCCACCCAGGCTCTGCAGGGTATGGTGGCAGGTTTACAGATTACCCAGGCTGCAGGTAGTTTGGATGATACTCCAAGCTTGAATGTACGTGGTACAACTACAATCGGACAGGGTTCCAGTGGTAGTCCGTTGGTCTTGATCGATGGTATGGAGGGTGATATCAATACCATCAATCCTCAGGATATTGCCAGCGTATCTGTATTGAAGGATGCAGCTGCATCATCTATTTATGGTTCTCGTGCACCTTTCGGTGTTATCTTGATTACTACCAAGAGTGGTGGTAAGCGTGACAAGGTAAGTATAAACTACAACAATAATTTCCGCTTCAGTACCCCAATTCGTATGAAGCATACTATGAATTCTGTCGATTTTGCTTGTATGCAGAATGATGCGAATACGAATATTGGTGGTGGTCAGATTTTTACACCAGACCATGTTCAACGTATGAAGGATTGGATAGAGGGCGAATATGTTAATGCTGGTACCCGTAAGGATAAAAATGGCAATTTGATTTATTCTTTGGATGCGGATGCTAATGGCTATTGGTTGAGTGGATTTACCGATGGTTATGCTTCTACCGATTTCTATGATACAATATACAAAAAACATACATTCTCTCAGGAGCACAATGTAAGTGCAACCGGTGGTGATGACAAACTCAACTACTATGCTTCATTTGGCTATTTAGGTCAGGATGGTTTGATCAAGGTTGCTGATGAAGGTAGTAGCCGATATACTGCTACTGCCAAGATTTCTTCACAGTGGACGAATTGGATGAAGTTTAACTACTCTCTCCGTTTTGTTCGCAAGGATTATCATCGTCCTCAGTCTTTGGGTTCTGGTGTATATGAATATCTTGGTGGACAGTGGCCATGTGTTCCTTTGTATGATAGAAATGGCAATCTCTATAATGAGATGGTAAACACCATGACGAATGGTGGTACTTATCGTTATCAGAATGATGAGTATAATCATCAGGTAGGTTTGGACATCGAACCAATCAAGAATTGGGTTACCCATGCTATCTTCAACTATCGTACATCCCATAATGAGAGTCATACAGATATGCAGCATACTTATCTGTATAATCTGAATGGTGAGGCTTACGACCAGAATAATTTTACCTATGTAGGTGAAGATTACTATAAGGAAAATTATACAAATTTCCAACTCTATTCTGAGTATTTGTTCAATTTGCAGAAGAAGCATAACTTCCATATTATGGCTGGTTTCCAGTCTGAGGATGAGCGTATGAAGTACAAATATGCAGATAGAGCTGGTCTTATCGTAGGTAATAAGCCTCAAATTGATGGTACAACTGGTATTGATGCTTATGGTAATCCTGTGGATCCATCTGTGTCTGGCAACATGAGCCGTTGGACAACTTGTGGTTTCTTTGGTCGTTTGAATTATGATTATCAGGGCAAGTATCTCTTTGAGGTTAATGGCCGATATGATGGTTCTTCAAGATTCCGCCCGGGAAATCAGTGGAAGTTCTTCCCATCAGTATCTGCAGGTTGGAATATTGCACAAGAGAACTTCATGCAGCCAATCAATGATTGGATTGGTCAGTTGAAGCTTCGTGTATCTTATGGTAACTTGGGTAACCAGAATGTTGGTACTTACCAGACTTATCAGACGATTGGTGTATATGCCAACAATGGTACATGGCTGCAGGATGGTTTGAAACCGATGACAGCTTGGGCACCAGGCCTGGTTTCTCAGAATTTGACATGGGAAACCATCCAGAGTTTTAATGTCGGTCTTGACTTTGCATTTTTGAAGGATCGCTTGCATGGATCATTTGACTGGTATGTGCGTAAGACAAAAAATATGATAGGTAATGCCCCTGAGCTTCCAAGCATCTTGGGTACAGCTGTACCTGTTACTAACAATACCGACTTGCGTACCAATGGTTGGGAGTTGACTATCGGTTGGAACGACCGCTTGTCTAATGGTTTACAGTATGGAATCAACTTCAATCTCTCTGATGCCTATGCTACTATCACAAGGTATCCTAATAACCCTTCTCATTCATTGGGTAACTATATTGAGGGACAGCGTATTGGTGATATCTACGGTTATGAGACCATCGGTATAGCTAAGAGCCAAGAAGAGATGGATGCTCATATAGCAAAGGTTGATCAGAGTACTATTGACAATAACAAGTGGGGTGCTGGTGATATCATGTATCGTGACCTCAATAATGATGGTAAGATTTCCCCGGGTGCCAATACGTTGGAAGATCATGGAGATCTTAAGAAGATAGGTAATTCCACACCACGTTATCTCTTCGGTATCGACTTGAATGCTGCTTGGAAAGGCTTCGATGTACGTTGTTTCTTCCAGGGAGTCATGAAACGTGAGTATTGGGCTAGTACACGTTACTTCTTTGGTACTTTCGAATATGGTCGTTGGTATCAGGTCTGCCTGGATGGTTTGCAAGACTATTATCGTGACGAGAACTCTTGGTCTGTTGTCAATGGCTTCCAGGAGCCAAACAAGGACGCTTACTTGCCACGTGCAGCCTATAGCGCCAAGAATGAGCAGATTCAGACAAAGTATCTGCAGGATGCTTCTTACATTCGTTTGAAGAACCTTCAGATTGGTTATACCTTGCCACAGGATTTGACACGTAAGATTTCTATTGAGAAACTTCGTGTTTACTTCTCGGGTGAGAATCTCTGGACAGGAACATCTCTCCGCAAGCAGTATGACCCAGAGACCATTGGTACATGGTATGGCAATGGATATCCATTGAACACAACCTTCTCTTTTGGTTTAAGTTTAACATTATAA
- a CDS encoding beta-L-arabinofuranosidase domain-containing protein produces the protein MDLKQFTLLIGVASLPSMTTAATVYRTISKVEAISVDCPVGTVPRLPNLVWVTYSDGYSEYRQVRWANAPLADEQAEADAQKHPVGSQYEIGGFVIGDETTDNGYPVKAQIKVVAEGYQTPGKEVAHTFSLADVSIDGDNRLTHNRDEAIREICSWDVTQQLYNYRDTYGLSTEGYTKSDGWDSPDTKLKGHGSGHYMSAIAQAYAVATNPEQKAILRKNITRMVNELRECQEKTFVYNKELKRNWEARDFAPEAELREMKGTWAAFDEYKKHPELYGYGYINAIPAQHCALIEMYRAYNNSDWVWAPYYSVHKQLAGLIDIATYFDDKEICDKALLIAKDMGLWVWNRMHYRTYVKQDGTQDERRAKPGNRYEMWDMYIAGEVGGMSESLSRLSEMVSNLDEKAKLLEAANCFDAPKFYDPLSKNIDDIRTRHANQHIPMIIGALRSYKSNQKPYYYNLAENFWRLVQGRYMYAMGGVGNGEMFRQPYTQILSMATNGLQEGESEAYPDINETCCAYNLVKLSKDLNCYNPDNAQYLDYIERTLYNQIIGSLNPDQYQTCYQYAVGLNATKPFGNETPQSTCCGGTGSENHTKYQQSAYFANNHTLWVGLYMPTTLHWKEKGVTIKQDCLWPAQHSAIKITEGEGDFTLKLRVPYWATQGFSIKVNGKEVAKSYQPSTYVELEQKHWKAGDVVEIDMPFSKHIEYGADKLSSDVASLDGTPLKTSWVGTLMYGPLVMAGTGAQTWNQATLNIDSRLSNITVGESNGVTTGAGANLLTLKLDGKEFQPDYYRNANSTHYYRINLTDAKSKKSKKVKIDFTELNSLLNLAAERKADQEKWNALSQKVPEYAPWAPFGYERMQKVMAQAQELVAKGKKKVTQDELEGTTAILNRAINTMRPGNLAEMEDLRELSGLLRRAGWPDENTSAELKDAISYGRMVQKYVTDGSGTHDMIHAAVEKLKKAMKQ, from the coding sequence ATGGATTTAAAGCAGTTTACATTATTGATAGGTGTAGCCAGTTTGCCATCCATGACAACGGCAGCCACTGTTTATCGCACCATCTCTAAGGTGGAGGCAATATCAGTAGATTGTCCGGTGGGCACAGTTCCCCGACTTCCTAATCTCGTATGGGTAACCTATTCTGATGGTTATTCAGAGTATCGCCAGGTGCGCTGGGCTAACGCTCCGCTTGCTGATGAGCAGGCTGAGGCTGATGCGCAGAAACATCCTGTCGGGAGCCAATATGAGATAGGTGGTTTTGTGATTGGTGATGAGACTACCGACAATGGTTATCCTGTCAAGGCACAAATCAAGGTGGTGGCTGAAGGCTATCAGACTCCAGGAAAGGAAGTGGCTCATACCTTCTCGCTCGCTGATGTGAGCATAGATGGTGACAACCGACTCACCCACAACCGCGATGAGGCTATCCGTGAGATTTGTTCCTGGGATGTTACCCAACAACTCTACAATTATCGCGATACCTACGGACTCAGTACCGAGGGCTATACTAAGAGCGATGGCTGGGATTCGCCGGATACCAAGCTCAAGGGTCATGGTTCTGGTCACTATATGTCGGCAATCGCACAGGCATACGCTGTGGCAACCAATCCTGAACAGAAGGCAATCCTCCGCAAGAACATCACCCGAATGGTGAATGAGTTGCGGGAGTGTCAGGAGAAGACCTTCGTATATAATAAGGAACTGAAGCGCAACTGGGAGGCTCGTGATTTCGCTCCTGAGGCAGAACTCAGAGAGATGAAGGGCACCTGGGCTGCTTTTGATGAGTATAAGAAGCACCCTGAACTTTATGGCTACGGCTATATCAACGCCATTCCGGCTCAGCATTGTGCTCTGATTGAAATGTATCGTGCTTACAACAACTCCGATTGGGTTTGGGCACCTTATTATAGTGTACACAAGCAACTTGCCGGTCTGATAGATATCGCTACCTACTTTGATGATAAGGAAATCTGCGATAAGGCTCTCCTCATCGCCAAGGATATGGGACTCTGGGTATGGAACCGCATGCACTACCGCACTTATGTAAAGCAGGACGGCACTCAGGATGAACGCAGAGCCAAGCCGGGCAACCGCTACGAGATGTGGGACATGTACATAGCCGGTGAGGTGGGAGGTATGAGCGAATCGCTCTCCCGTCTTTCAGAGATGGTTTCCAATCTGGATGAAAAGGCAAAACTCCTCGAGGCAGCCAACTGTTTCGACGCACCTAAGTTCTATGATCCGCTGAGTAAGAACATCGATGATATCCGTACCCGCCATGCTAACCAGCATATTCCGATGATTATCGGAGCGCTGCGCAGCTACAAGAGCAATCAAAAGCCATACTATTACAATCTGGCTGAGAACTTCTGGAGACTGGTGCAGGGGAGATACATGTATGCGATGGGTGGTGTAGGAAATGGAGAGATGTTCCGCCAGCCATATACCCAGATTCTGAGTATGGCAACCAATGGACTGCAGGAAGGCGAATCGGAGGCTTATCCGGATATCAACGAAACCTGCTGCGCGTATAACCTCGTCAAGTTGAGCAAGGATTTGAACTGTTATAACCCTGATAATGCGCAGTATCTCGACTATATCGAGCGTACGCTGTACAATCAGATTATCGGTTCGCTCAATCCGGACCAGTATCAGACCTGCTATCAGTATGCGGTAGGATTGAATGCCACCAAGCCGTTCGGCAACGAGACTCCTCAGAGCACCTGCTGTGGCGGTACAGGTTCTGAAAACCATACCAAGTACCAGCAGTCGGCTTATTTTGCCAACAATCATACCCTCTGGGTAGGTCTCTATATGCCAACCACCCTCCACTGGAAGGAGAAGGGGGTGACCATCAAGCAGGATTGCCTATGGCCGGCACAGCATTCAGCCATCAAGATTACGGAAGGCGAGGGCGATTTCACCCTGAAACTCCGTGTGCCATATTGGGCTACGCAAGGTTTCTCCATCAAGGTGAACGGCAAGGAGGTGGCAAAGAGCTATCAGCCTAGCACCTATGTAGAACTGGAGCAGAAGCATTGGAAGGCGGGCGATGTCGTAGAAATCGACATGCCATTCAGCAAGCATATCGAATATGGTGCCGACAAGCTTTCGAGTGATGTGGCAAGTCTGGACGGTACTCCGCTGAAGACATCCTGGGTAGGAACCCTGATGTACGGACCATTGGTGATGGCGGGCACAGGCGCACAGACCTGGAATCAGGCTACGCTGAACATCGACTCCCGATTAAGTAATATCACCGTGGGCGAATCGAACGGCGTGACCACAGGCGCAGGAGCCAATCTCCTTACCCTGAAACTGGATGGCAAGGAATTCCAGCCCGATTATTACCGCAACGCTAACAGTACCCACTACTACCGCATCAACTTGACCGATGCCAAGAGCAAGAAGAGCAAGAAGGTGAAGATAGATTTCACCGAATTGAATTCTCTCCTGAATCTTGCCGCAGAGCGTAAGGCTGACCAGGAGAAGTGGAATGCCCTCTCTCAGAAGGTTCCGGAGTATGCTCCATGGGCACCGTTCGGCTACGAGCGCATGCAGAAGGTAATGGCTCAGGCACAGGAGCTGGTGGCAAAGGGCAAGAAGAAGGTAACCCAGGATGAACTGGAAGGTACTACTGCCATTCTGAACCGTGCCATCAACACGATGCGCCCTGGCAATCTTGCCGAGATGGAAGACCTCCGGGAACTCTCCGGTCTGCTTCGACGTGCCGGCTGGCCTGATGAAAATACCAGCGCAGAACTAAAAGATGCCATCAGTTATGGCAGAATGGTTCAGAAATACGTAACCGACGGAAGTGGAACCCACGACATGATTCATGCCGCTGTGGAAAAACTGAAGAAGGCGATGAAACAATAA
- a CDS encoding glycoside hydrolase family 97 protein has protein sequence MVKKLFFIATLLYIGATVSAENYLVKSPDGKIVAELNTNKSLSLQFKYNGSILLQESSIGVTLNDGTDMGKNPKVASHKLSNHKETIHAPFYRQQNFETAYQELNLKLKNGFGIILRAYDEGVAYRFYTQRKGKTIILNETAAYQFGKDKKAWLPYTTTPEKPFAMAFQNIYHETRLDTAKQDLAFLPATIDCGKAKVTILESDLEKYPGMWLKANSSEQDKEKGILRAAFAPYPKEMAYYPWRHMSHVKSTCDYIATSTGKRNYPWRIFAITEHDTQMPTNNLVYALAAPNKIGDTSWIKPGKVAWDWWNDWNLKGVDFKAGINFDTYKYYIDFAHNHGLEYIILDEGWYNSKEGSILKPIDDIQLPKLIEYGKSKGVDIVLWAVFNVMDENLETICKTYADMGIKGFKVDFMDRDDQTAIEMVERLAACTAKHHLILDLHGIYKPVGLNRTYPNILNYESVFGMEECRWTEAKNDMPLYDVTFPYIRMMAGQVDFTPGATRNGTRDNWKAIYTKPISMGTRCHQAACYIVQDSPFTMLADTPTNYEADEPYTRYIASLPVVFDKTIVPQGEIGKYIVTARKKGNDWYVGGQSNWDERTLTLKFDFLADGDYEAIVLKDGINANHDAEDYKIEKYDIHQNSEMKIHLASGGGFVIKVIKK, from the coding sequence ATGGTTAAGAAACTCTTTTTCATCGCCACCTTATTATATATAGGGGCAACAGTATCGGCAGAGAACTATCTGGTGAAATCACCAGATGGTAAAATCGTAGCAGAACTCAACACCAACAAGTCTCTCTCTCTTCAATTTAAATACAATGGCTCCATTCTTTTACAGGAGTCTTCAATAGGTGTAACGCTGAACGATGGAACGGACATGGGTAAGAATCCTAAGGTAGCAAGCCACAAGCTTAGCAACCATAAGGAAACCATCCATGCTCCATTCTATCGTCAGCAAAACTTTGAAACAGCATATCAGGAACTGAATCTGAAACTGAAGAATGGTTTCGGCATCATCCTGAGAGCTTACGATGAGGGAGTGGCTTACCGATTCTATACCCAGCGAAAAGGCAAGACCATCATACTGAATGAAACCGCCGCCTACCAGTTTGGCAAGGACAAGAAGGCATGGTTGCCATACACCACGACTCCAGAAAAGCCTTTTGCCATGGCTTTCCAGAATATCTATCACGAAACACGGCTCGATACCGCTAAGCAGGATTTAGCCTTCCTGCCAGCTACCATAGATTGCGGAAAGGCGAAAGTCACTATCCTGGAGAGCGACCTGGAGAAGTATCCGGGCATGTGGCTGAAGGCTAACAGCAGCGAACAAGATAAAGAGAAGGGAATTCTGAGAGCCGCCTTTGCTCCCTACCCTAAGGAGATGGCTTACTACCCTTGGCGACACATGAGCCACGTAAAGAGCACCTGCGATTACATCGCAACCAGCACCGGCAAACGCAATTATCCTTGGCGCATCTTCGCCATCACAGAGCACGATACTCAGATGCCAACCAACAATCTGGTGTACGCCCTGGCTGCTCCCAACAAAATAGGCGATACTTCCTGGATCAAACCGGGCAAGGTGGCCTGGGACTGGTGGAACGACTGGAATCTGAAAGGTGTGGATTTCAAGGCAGGCATCAATTTCGATACTTACAAATATTACATAGATTTTGCTCATAATCACGGCTTGGAATACATCATCCTTGATGAAGGATGGTACAACTCGAAAGAGGGAAGCATTCTGAAACCAATAGACGATATCCAGTTGCCTAAGCTCATAGAATATGGTAAGAGCAAGGGCGTGGATATCGTGCTTTGGGCAGTCTTCAACGTGATGGACGAGAACCTGGAAACCATCTGCAAGACCTATGCTGATATGGGCATCAAGGGATTCAAGGTGGATTTTATGGACCGCGACGACCAGACTGCCATCGAAATGGTGGAACGCCTGGCTGCCTGCACAGCCAAGCATCATCTCATCCTCGACCTGCACGGCATCTACAAACCGGTAGGTCTGAACCGCACCTATCCTAACATCCTCAACTACGAGAGTGTTTTTGGTATGGAAGAGTGCCGCTGGACGGAAGCCAAGAATGATATGCCACTCTATGATGTCACCTTCCCATACATCAGAATGATGGCAGGACAGGTGGATTTCACACCGGGAGCGACGAGAAACGGAACCCGAGACAACTGGAAGGCTATCTACACCAAACCGATTTCGATGGGAACCCGATGCCACCAGGCTGCCTGCTACATCGTACAGGACAGTCCGTTTACGATGCTCGCCGACACCCCTACCAACTATGAGGCTGATGAGCCATACACCCGATACATTGCTTCATTGCCTGTAGTCTTCGACAAGACCATCGTGCCACAGGGCGAAATCGGAAAGTATATCGTTACCGCCAGAAAGAAGGGCAACGACTGGTATGTTGGCGGTCAGAGCAACTGGGATGAGCGCACGCTCACCCTGAAGTTTGATTTCCTCGCGGATGGAGATTACGAAGCAATCGTATTGAAGGATGGCATCAATGCCAACCACGATGCCGAGGATTACAAAATAGAGAAATACGACATCCATCAAAATTCTGAAATGAAAATCCATCTTGCTTCGGGCGGTGGATTCGTCATCAAGGTTATCAAGAAATAA